A single Aspergillus puulaauensis MK2 DNA, chromosome 7, nearly complete sequence DNA region contains:
- a CDS encoding putative AAA family ATPase GCN20 (BUSCO:EOG09260OM6;~COG:E,J;~EggNog:ENOG410PFJH;~InterPro:IPR017871,IPR027417,IPR003593,IPR003439, IPR032781;~PFAM:PF12848,PF00005;~go_function: GO:0005524 - ATP binding [Evidence IEA];~go_function: GO:0016887 - ATPase activity [Evidence IEA]), with amino-acid sequence MEAELQAQIPGLDKVISEYSVGYLTHASNAYVEDANAPSPVAEAAHMVTELLVSASGDFSDQNEEAIRNLVEKFISSLSTSDNVDPERRQMPFAAKKLDQAINVGSQRNMSSTLGLAGGNVDLESVGTRKMESRVDRKKLEKAERKIRAKQEKKQMKTVQYEASRLLNEPDAAMSYEEFFMAVNPLQLGSDSQAKSKDIKLDGIDITVGGNRILTEAALTLAYGRRYGLVGQNGIGKSTLLRALSRREVAVPSHISILHVEQEITGDDTPAIQAVLDADVWRKRLLADQDKITKQLTALETERSSMADTSTDAARLDHEREGLDITLNDIHSKLAEMESDKAESRAASILAGLGFSPERQQYATKTFSGGWRMRLALARALFCEPDLLLLDEPSNMLDVPSITFLSNYLQGYPSTVLVVSHDRAFLNEVATDIVHQHSERLDYYKGANFDSFYATKEERKKQAKREYEKQMAERAHLQAFIDKFRYNAAKSSEAQSRIKKLEKMPVLTAPESDYVVHFKFPEVEKLSPPIVQMTEVTFGYSKDNLLLKNVDLDVQLDSRIGIVGPNGAGKTTVLKLLTGALEPTSGLMSQHARLRIGYFAQHHVDALDMTTSAVSFMAKAYPGKTDEEYRRHLGAFGITGMTGLQRMELLSGGQKSRVAFACLSLTNPHILVLDEPSNHLDIEGMDALSEALQNFEGGVVMVSHDVTMLRNVCTSLWVCDKGTVQKFDGTVDAYKKKISAQANEAGVAAAQ; translated from the exons ATGGAGGCGGAACTGCAGGCTCAGATTCCTGGTCTCGACAAGGTGATCTCTGAGTATTCGGTT GGATACTTGACCCATGCGTCGAACGCCTATGTTGAAGATGCAAATGCTCCGTCTCCGGTGGCAGAAGCCGCTCATATGGTTACGGAACTGCTTGTCTCTGCCTCTGGAGATTTCTCCGACCAGAATGAAGAGGCGATTCGCAACCTTGTAGAGAAGTTTATTTCATCTCTCAGCACTTCTGATAACGTCGACCCTGAGCGCAGACAGATGCCCTTTGCCGCTAAGAAACTTGACCAGGCCATCAATGTCGGCTCCCAACGGAATATGTCCTCAACGTTAGGTCTGGCTGGAGGAAATGTCGATCTCGAATCTGTTGGCACTCGGAAGATGGAATCTCGCGTTGATCGTaagaagttggagaaggccgAACGTAAGATCCGCGCCAaacaggagaagaagcagatgaaAACCGTGCAGTACGAAGCATCCCGTCTGCTTAATGAGCCTGATGCTGCTATGTCTTACGAAGAGTTCTTTATGGCTGTTAACCCTCTCCAACTGGGTTCGGACTCTCAAGCAAAGAGCAAGGATATCAAACTTGACGGTATCGATATCACAGTTGGTGGCAACCGCATTCTCACAGAAGCTGCCCTCACACTGGCGTATGGTCGTCGCTATGGTCTTGTTGGTCAGAACGGTATTGGTAAGAGTACACTGCTTCGCGCACTGAGCCGTAGAGAAGTGGCCGTTCCAAGCCATATTTCGATTCTTCATGTCGAACAAGAA ATAACGGGTGATGATACACCTGCTATTCAAGCTGTGTTAGATGCAGATGTGTGGCGCAAGCGTCTTCTTGCTGACCAGGAT AAAATTACCAAACAACTTACGGCCCTTGAAACGGAAAGATCTTCCATGGCGGATACCTCTACCGATGCTGCTAGGCTCGACCATGAAAGGGAGGGCCTCGACATTACGTTGAATGATATTCACTCAAAACTTGCAGAGATGGAGTCGGATAAGGCTGAATCCCGAGCAGCCAGTATTTTGGCTGGTCTTGGTTTCTCTCCTGAGCGCCAGCAGTACGCAACAAAGACCTTCTCTGGTGGTTGGCGTATGCGTTTGGCTCTGGCGCGTGCTTTGTTTTGTGAACCCGATTTGCTCCTTCTGGATG AACCTTCCAACATGTTGGATGTGCCGTCTATTACTTTCTTGTCGAACTATCTGCAAGGATACCCTAGCACGGTTCTTGTGGTTTCTCACGACAGAGCATTCTTGAACGAAGTCGCTACTGATATTGTTCATCAACATTCTGAGCGGCTAGACTACTACAAGGGTGCTAACTTTG ACTCCTTTTATGcgacgaaggaggagagaaagaagcaagcCAAACGCGAATATGAGAAACAAATGGCTGAACGGGCGCATTTGCAAG CCTTCATTGACAAATTCCGTTATAATGCTGCAAAGTCGTCTGAGGCACAATCAAGAATTAAGAAGCTAGAGAAGATGCCTGTTTTGACAGCACCGGAGAGTGACTATGTTGTGCATTTCAAATTCCCTGAGGTTGAGAAGCTTTCCCCCCCAATTGTGCAAATGACGGAAGTTACCTTCGGTTACTCAAAGGACAACCTTTTGCTGAAGAATGTTGACCTCGATGTTCAACTCGACTCTCGTATTGGAATCGTCGGGCCCAACGGTGCTGGTAAGACAACAGTGTTAAAGTTGCTCACTGGTGCGCTTGAGCCCACTTCCGGTCTTATGTCGCAGCACGCAAGGTTGCGAATCGGATACTTTGCGCAGCATCACGTAGATGCATTGGATATGACAACAAGTGCCGTGAGTTTCATGGCCAAAGCATACCCTGGAAAGACAGATGAAGAGTATCGCCGACACCTTGGAGC GTTCGGTATTACCGGTATGACTGGTCTCCAGCGCATGGAGTTACTTTCTGGAGGTCAAAAATCCCGTGTCGCTTTCGCCTGCCTGTCATTGACGAATCCACACAtccttgttcttgatgaACCTTCTAACCACTTGGATATTGAGGGTATGGATGCACTTTCAGAAGCACTGCAAAACTTCGAAGGAGGTGTTGTGATGGTATCACACGACGTGACAATGCTACGGAATGTTTGCACCAGCTTATGGGTCTGCGACAAGGGTACGGTACAGAAGTTCGATGGCACAGTCGATGCGtacaagaagaagatcagcgCTCAAGCGAACGAGGCTGGAGTAGCAGCGGCTCAGTAG
- the SFH1 gene encoding putative RSC complex subunit Sfh1 (COG:B,K;~EggNog:ENOG410PISS;~InterPro:IPR006939;~PFAM:PF04855;~go_component: GO:0000228 - nuclear chromosome [Evidence IEA];~go_process: GO:0006338 - chromatin remodeling [Evidence IEA]), whose protein sequence is MANMSPLRGYITSYPPRVRQYANALFTPVIPQTQVGPTPRTTKRGTTAINYAEDGYDDEDFDDSEGPRRPTGLRSLRREEPSFDKAALAEKLGKEAHAPVEVQGIFRDWMIKKMLRPACADQLQIQAQLPLTLIPIRIDLEVPAHQPHEPFQLPRNVLDPAINPTLPAYRKPDALPAFRIKDTFMWNLHEAFATPEEFAFGFVHDLDLPNQQAMTLAIATQIRQQLEEYAGVALHPLFQSTQPKPAASQAGLSRDASSTPIPTQVATPDSKANLVTATKEPLVNDSILNPDDAYRCMINLNINLQNKLYTDKFEWSLLHPPGMAEEFARITCADLGLGGEWVGAIAHGIYEAVLKLKKEVCESGGLISGIGSYRNEIDNQAANGAEAGWRYDPEGLGDEWEPKVETLSKEEIEKREGDRERQIRRLRRETARFSSTTGITPEVSRQGSGFFDVDSETPLGRGERNKRKRRFRSLSPLGRGGTPGGRGTPDTGSGAGYGGGGGTLSDWERQHWRCNNCMVWGSAVWAVRDGPGGPRTLCHNCGLLYERDKVVPEWSRNLHRHDLPITGRV, encoded by the exons ATGGCCAACATGTCCCCTCTTCGAGGTTATATCACATCCTACCCCCCACGAGTGCGTCAATATGCGAACGCGCTCTTCACGCCCGTCATTCCCCAGACCCAAGTTGGACCGACACCGCGTACCACGAAACGGGGAACCACGGCCATCAATTATGCGGAAGATGGctacgacgatgaagacttTGATGATAGTGAAGGACCCCGGCGCCCTACGGGTCTAAGGAGTCTTCGACGAGAGGAACCCTCGTTTGACAAGGCGGCGCTGGCAGAAAAATTAGGGAAAGAGGCGCACGCCCCTGTAGAGGTTCAAGGTATATTTCGAGACTGGATGATCAAGAAGATGTTGCGGCCCGC GTGTGCCGACCAATTGCAGATACAAGCGCAACTTCCTCTGACCCTTATACCCATTCGAATTGACCTCGAGGTCCCGGCGCATCAGCCTCATGAGCCCTTCCAGCTACCCCGGAATGTCCTTGACCCAGCGATCAACCCAACATTGCCTGCGTACAGGAAACCAGACGCATTGCCCGCTTTTCGAATCAAGGACACGTTTATGTGGAATCTTCACGAGGCGTTTGCGACTCCTGAAGAGTTCGCTTTCGGATTCGTTCACGATCTGGACCTTCCCAACCAACAGGCGATGACATTGGCGATCGCTACGCAAATCCGCCAGCAATTAGAGGAATATGCCGGCGTCGCACTACACCCATTGTTTCAAAGCACACAGCCAAAACCTGCTGCCTCACAAGCAGGCCTGTCGCGTGATGCATCCTCCACTCCTATCCCTACGCAGGTTGCCACCCCGGACAGCAAAGCCAATCTAGTGACAGCAACAAAGGAACCACTTGTGAACGACAGCATTTTGAACCCAGATGATGCTTATAGATGCATGATTAATCTGAATATAAACCTCCAGAACAAGCTGTATACGGACAAGTTTGAATGGTCACTTCTACATCCTCCTGGGATGGCCGAGGAGTTCGCAAGGATTACGTGCGCGGACCTTGGCCTAGGCGGGGAGTGGGTTGGAGCTATCGCACATGGGATCTATGAAGCAGTTTTAAAACTGAAAAAGGAAGTCTGCGAAAGTGGTGGACTCATTAGTGGTATAGGAAGCTACAGAAATGAGATCGATAACCAAGCTGCGAACGGTGCTGAGGCGGGCTGGCGATATGATCCTGAAGGTCTCGGAGATGAGTGGGAACCGAAGGTTGAAACGCTGTCAaaggaagaaatcgaaaagCGCGAGGGAGATCGTGAGCGGCAGATTCGACGATTACGTCGCGAAACTGCCCGATTCTCTTCAACGACGGGTATTACACCAGAGGTCTCACGACAAGGAAGCGGCTTCTTTGATGTTGATAGTGAGACACCCCTGGGGCGTGGCGAGAGGAATAAGCGGAAGAGACGTTTCCGCAGTCTCAGTCCGTTAGGAAGGGGAGGCACCCCCGGTGGACGAGGGACGCCGGACACTGGGTCGGGCGCTGGTTATGGTGGAGGCGGTGGTACTCTATCTGACTG GGAACGACAACATTGGCGATGCAACAATTGCATGGTATGGGGTTCAGCAGTATGGGCTGTACGAGACGGGCCGGGCGGGCCAAGG ACACTTTGTCATAACTGTGGTCTCCTATACGAGCGAGACAAGGTTGTCCCCGAGTGGTCGAGGAATCTACACCGTCACGACTTGCCGATAACAGGACGGGTATAA
- the pex20 gene encoding protein pex20 (COG:S;~EggNog:ENOG410PQX7;~InterPro:IPR024111) — protein MSDALCGPSNALQNFQKHASVDRTLQQDRLISRQSPSHGFRSQNPSEGILDPEFAAFESSNSVGAPLPDVQHGGHFIAPAPQMPMSHPAEAPNWAADFQNLHISASSQPIHHQPGPSAAPMSTAPQQTWHGEFVRQHQQQTPVLQQNQPFSQRFQPSSTPSYAMNSSRIGNYVPAQEAVASKTSAVDAFDESAFEAAFEQAKADMTSQFEASALETDTSKVNLDSKSSPEEVSLQPTDQETIRIGSDTIPQVDRDDPQMAANDADELARTAGHLLDSVSHETNQKFRESNFLALMRRIRDREVQVEGDEFREVSTGP, from the exons ATGAGTGACGCTCTTTGTGGACCATCGAACGCTCTGCAGAATTTCCAGAAGCATGCCTCTGTTGACCGGACACTGCAGCAGGATAGGCTGATATCGCGCCAATCTCCTTCGCAT GGTTTCCGCTCTCAGAACCCCAGTGAGGGGATACTGGACCCTGAGTTTGCTGCTTTCGAGTCAAGCAATTCTGTAGGAGCTCCATTACCCGATGTTCAACATGGAGGACATTTTATTGCTCCAGCACCACAAATGCCCATGTCTCACCCCGCGGAAGCTCCGAACTGGGCGGCGGATTTCCAGAATCTTCACATCTCAGCATCGTCGCAACCTATACATCATCAGCCCGGACCATCTGCAGCCCCCATGTCAACAGCTCCACAGCAGACTTGGCATGGTGAGTTCGTGAggcagcatcagcagcaaaCACCTGTActgcagcagaaccaacCGTTTAGCCAAAGATTTCAGCCATCCTCCACGCCCAGCTATGCCATGAATAGTTCGAGAATAGGTAATTATGTTCCTGCCCAAGAAGCTGTAGCCAGCAAAACCTCGGCAGTCGACGCATTTGATGAATCTGCTTTTGAAGCTGCATTTGAGCAGGCCAAAGCGGATATGACATCTCAGTTTGAAGCTTCAGCACTCGAGACAGACACTAGTAAGGTCAACTTGGATAGCAAGAGTTCTCCCGAAGAGGTATCATTGCAGCCAACAGACCAGGAGACAATACGAATTGGGTCAGACACCATCCCACAAGTCGACAGGGACGATCCTCAGATGGCAGCGAATGATGCAGACGAGCTTGCGCGGACCGCGGGACATCTATTGGATAGTGTTAGTCATGAGACGAATCAGAAGTTCCGAGAAAGCAACTTCTTAGCATTGATGCGGCGCATTCGGGACCGTGAGGTTCAGGTTGAAGGGGATGAATTTCGCGAAGTCAGTACCGGTCCGTGA
- a CDS encoding putative MFS myo-inositol transporter (COG:F,P;~EggNog:ENOG410PG6B;~InterPro:IPR005829,IPR005828,IPR003663,IPR036259, IPR020846;~PFAM:PF00083,PF07690;~TransMembrane:12 (i44-61o89-110i117-135o141-163i175-197o203-225i322-341o347-367i374-396o416-436i457-478o484-505i);~go_component: GO:0016020 - membrane [Evidence IEA];~go_component: GO:0016021 - integral component of membrane [Evidence IEA];~go_function: GO:0022857 - transmembrane transporter activity [Evidence IEA];~go_process: GO:0055085 - transmembrane transport [Evidence IEA]): MSSRDESDPSASHAPLLAPESSGREHHDADQSPQLTVGQSSGRFIWYLTFSAGISGLLFGYDTGVISSTLVSIGSSLSNRPLTTLDKSLITSSTSLFALIASPLAGILADKLGRRKVILVADVLFTVGSFVQAITNEVWGMIIGRSIVGLAVGSASLVTPLYISELAPSNARGRLVTILSLFITGGQVVAYIIGWLFSYVGGGWRWMVGLGIIPAVLQLMILVALPETPRWLVQAGFENKALNILSKVYQHNPDSDHIAKQILRDIQQEVAEEEEELSQNKTSESGIQWVDAIKQRAHDLLNIPGNRRALTIAVMLQALQQLCGFNSLMYFSATIFSLLSFSSPTLTSLSVAMTNFLFTLLAFVYIDQIGRRRILLYSIPVMVASLFVCALTFSSVTLPDMSPESQASEATMDSSILPLVILLCLTIYTAAYAFGLGNVPWQQSELFPLNVRSLGSALATATNWGSNFIVGLTFLPMLELLSPSLVFALYGLVGIVGWFGVRAIYPEMSGLNLEDVKTLLAGGWGVRESLARARNRPS, from the exons ATGAGTAGCAGAGACGAAAGCGACCCGTCTGCCTCCCATGCTCCGCTCCTCGCCCCGGAGTCTTCGGGCAGAGAGCATCACGACGCAGACCAGTCACCGCAGCTGACAGTAGGACAGTCAAGCGGCCGATTCATTTGGTATCTAACGTTTTCCGCCGGTATTAGTGGGCTTCTTTTTGGTTATGA TACCGGCGTTATCTCGTCGACCCTTGTATCTATCGGCTCTAGCCTATCAAATCGCCCTCTCACAACCTTGGATAAAAGCCTCATCACCTCTTCCACAAGTCTCTTTGCTCTTATTGCAAGCCCGCTGGCGGGAATTTTGGCTGATAAGCTGGGCCGGAGGAAGGTTATACTTGTCGCTGACGTTCTGTTTACGGTTGGATCATTTGTCCAGGCCATCACGAATGAAGTGTGGGGAATGATTATTGGACGCAGTATAGTTGGTCTTGCAGTTGGCAGTGCTAGTCTGGTCACTCCTCT GTATATATCGGAATTAGCGCCATCGAATGCGCGAGGAAGACTTGTTACTATACTGAGCCTGTTTATCACCGGTGGTCAAGTGGTAGCATATATTATCGGCTGGTTATTCTCCTATGTCGGGGGAGGGTGGCGCTGGATGGTGGGTCTTGGAATTATTCCGGCAGTGCTCCAGCTTATGATACTTGTCGCTTTACCTGAGACACCTCGATGGCTGGTTCAGGCAGGCTTTGAAAACAAGGCTTTGAATATTCTGTCAAAAGTTTATCAACACAACCCTGACAGCGATCATATTGCGAAACAAATCCTGCGagatattcagcaagaggtcgctgaggaagaggaagaattgaGCCAAAATAAGACATCCGAAAGTGGCATACAATGGGTTGATGCCATTAAACAGCGAGCGCATGACCTACTCAATATTCCAGGTAATCGAAGGGCGTTGACAATAGCCGTGATGCTACAAGCATTGCAACAGCTTTGTGGTTTCAATTCGCTCATGTATTTCTCGGCTACCATCTTCTCacttctctccttctcctcgccaACACTTACCTCATTGTCCGTGGCCATGACGAACTTCCTATTTACGTTGCTTGCATTTGTTTACATTGACCAAATTGGGCGTCGCCGGATCCTCCTCTATTCGATACCCGTCATGGTTGCTTCGCTTTTCGTTTGTGCCCTGACGTTCTCCTCTGTGACGTTACCGGACATGTCACCAGAATCGCAAGCATCCGAAGCCACCATGGATAGTTCTATCCTCCCACTCGTCATCCTCCTATGTCTCACAATCTACACAGCAGCCTATGCCTTTGGACTGGGCAACGTGCCTTGGCAGCAATCAGAGCTCTTCCCTCTAAACGTGCGCTCTCTCGGGTCGGCTCTTGCCACTGCAACGAACTGGGGCTCTAATTTCATAGTCGGGCTTACTTTCCTACCTATGTTGGAGTTGTTGTCTCCTAGTCTGGTCTTCGCGCTCTACGGGCTCGTTGGCATAGTCGGCTGGTTCGGCGTACGAGCTATCTATCCTGAAATGAGTGGGCTCAATTTAGAGGACGTGAAGACCCTTCTTGCAGGTGGCTGGGGAGTGAGAGAGAGCCTAGCAAGGGCTCGTAATCGGCCGTCTTGA
- a CDS encoding uncharacterized protein (COG:S;~EggNog:ENOG410PTWB), which yields MRNSTNTSKQGITATGRQLNMFLQLPTELIQNIAYLLPTNADRINFAQCSSDLAAKILPAESHIWRRLFRDTYDEIMRLSVVDYKIEYQIRTIVLARPVDFKYGQKEKQTYWLELLRDMIREGLGQDESSEVPKTFSCLREALFNTEFLNRPVSGYMMRKPDPPSDLFCAVQLALTYLALDPSMHVRCLRTDYDIGAVYALPETEKELIDVDFELSMDVALDIRNFWLRHLLNPDEGTFHISYMNLPKYHRPARPSPMGLILGDEKRKLPLSWLGYESCICPHPPEVSELEVRQTCADLNGHIVEVEHITLQLEEHPDPGNWPDLFEKYVSEFRGRHDDKCTFFRGIQTYHGSGGDRSAPVRGFIENTYGDRIRGCWSRITFVTYESSHWQGEHGALGSYFSEPWPPMDLHDDFTSIYAYSGVVIPGSSLMVGHWWDPWADEDTGDKGPFIFWCI from the exons ATGCGAAACTCGACGAACACAAGCAAACAGGGCATCACTGCCACAGGCCGCCAACTGAATATGTTCTTACAGCTTCCTACTGAG TTGATACAAAACATCGCGTACCTGCTCCCAACCAACGCAGATAGGATCAATTTTGCGCAATGCTCATCTGATCTGGCAGCCAAAATCCTACCCGCTGAATCGCATATCTGGAGAAGACTGTTTCGAGATACTTATGATGAAATAATGAGGCTCAGTGTTGTGGATTATAAAATCGAATACCAAATTCGGACCATCGTGCTCGCTCGACCTGTCGACTTCAAGTATGGTCAAAAGGAGAAGCAAACATATTGGCTAGAACTTCTAAGAGATATGATTCGAGAGGGACTTGGCCAGGACGAATCGAGTGAGGTCCCAAAAACCTTCAGCTGTCTTCGTGAGGCCCTTTTCAACACCGAGTTCCTAAATAGGCCTGTGAGCGGCTACATGATGAGAAAGCCTGATCCTCCTTCGGATCTGTTTTGTGCCGTCCAATTG GCTCTTACTTACTTAGCATTGGATCCGTCCATGCACGTCCGCTGCCTGCGAACCGATTATGATATTGGAGCTGTCTATGCTTTACCAGAGACAGAAAAAGAACTTATCGACGTGGATTTTGAATTGTCAATGGATGTTGCTTTAGACATCCGGAACTTCTGGcttcgccatcttctcaatccaGATGAGGGCACGTTCCATATCTCATATATGAACTTGCCCAAATATCACAGGCCGGCTCGCCCAAGTCCAATGGGTCTTATTTTAGGTGACGAAAAGCGAAAGCTTCCTCTTTCTTGGCTAGGATATGAAT CATGCATTTGCCCGCACCCACCCGAAGTATCGGAGCTTGAAGTTCGGCAAACCTGCGCTGATTTAAACGGCCACATAGTTGAGGTTGAACACATA ACCCTTCAACTCGAAGAACATCCTGACCCCGGGAATTGGCCCGATCTTTTTGAGAAGTATGTCAGCGAGTTCCGGGGCCGGCATGACGATAAATGCACATTTTTCCGCGGCATCCAGACATATCACGGCTCTGGAGGCGATCGGTCAGCTCCAGTACGCGGCTTTATTGAGAATACATATGGCGATAGGATACGTGGATGCTGGTCACGCATTACTTTCGTCACATATGAATCCAGTCACTGGCAGGGGGAACACGGGGCCTTGGGATCCTACTTCAGTGAGCCATGGCCTCCGATGGATTTGCATGATGACTTCACTTCGATATATGCGTATTCGGGCGTAGTCATCCCGGGAAGTTCTCTCATGGTTGGGCATTGGTGGGATCCGTGGGCAGATGAAGATACTGGAGATAAAGGACCATTCATTTTCTGGTGCATATGA
- the sec13 gene encoding GTPase-activating protein SEC13 (COG:U;~EggNog:ENOG410PGDS;~InterPro:IPR036322,IPR015943,IPR001680,IPR037363, IPR020472,IPR037596,IPR017986;~PFAM:PF00400;~go_component: GO:0030127 - COPII vesicle coat [Evidence IEA];~go_function: GO:0005198 - structural molecule activity [Evidence IEA];~go_function: GO:0005515 - protein binding [Evidence IEA];~go_process: GO:0016192 - vesicle-mediated transport [Evidence IEA];~go_process: GO:0090114 - COPII-coated vesicle budding [Evidence IEA];~go_process: GO:1904263 - positive regulation of TORC1 signaling [Evidence IEA]) produces MAAAQVISNSGHDDMIHDAGLDYYGRRLATCSSDKTIKIFEIEGEAHKLIETLKGHEGPVWCVEWAHPKFGTILASSSYDGKVLIWREQHQSSTAPIGSGAWTKVFDFSLHTASVNMISWAPHETGCLLACASSDGHVSVLEFRDNSWTHQIFHAHGMGVNSISWAPAAAPGSLVSSNPGPGQQRRFVTGGSDNLLKIWDYNPDTKTYSPTQTLEGHSDWVRDVAWSPSILSKSYIASASQDKTVRVWTADTSNSSQWTSQVLEFDNVVWRVSWSPSGNILAVSGGDNKVSLWKENLRGQWEKVKDIEE; encoded by the exons ATG GCTGCTGCCCAAGTGATATCGAATTCTGGTCACGATGACATGATC CACGATGCCGGCCTTGATTATTATGGCCGCCGATTGGCGACATGCTCATCCGACAAGACAATAAAGATATTCGAGATCGAAGGTGAGGCGCATAAACTTATTGAGACCTTGAAAGG CCATGAGGGTCCAGTATGGTGTGTCGAATGG GCACACCCCAAATTCGGCACAATTCTCGCATCTTCGTCCTACGATGGAAAAGTCCTCATCTGGCGCGAGCAGCACCAAAGCTCCACTGCCCCTATCGGCAGCGGTGCTTGGACGAAAGTCTTCGACTTCTCTCTTCACACCGCTTCCGTGAACATGATTTCCTGGGCTCCTCATGAAACCGGATGTTTGCTCGCCTGCGCTTCGTCCGATGGTCATGTCTCTGTGCTTGAGTTCCGCGATAACAGCTGGACGCACCAGATTTTCCATGCCCACGGCATGGGTGTCAACTCTATTAGCTGGGCACCTGCCGCCGCCCCTGGTAGTCTTGTTAGCTCAAACCCTGGACCTGGGCAACAGCGGCGATTTGTAACGGGTGGCAGTGATAATCTACTCAAGATTTGGGATTACAA CCCCGACACAAAGACTTACAGTCCCACCCAGACACTGGAAGGGCATTCTGATTGGGTTCGTGACGTTGCTTGGTCCCCTAGCATCCTCTCTAAGTCATATATCGCGTCTGCATCACAGGACAAGACTGTTCGAGTCTGGACTGCGGATACGTCAAACTCTTCTCAGTGGACGAGCCAGGTGCTTGAATTCGATAATGTTGTCTGGCGGGTGAGCTGGAGCCCTAGTGGAAACATTCTTGCTGTGAGTGGCGGAGATAACAAGGTTAGCTTGTGGAAGGAGAACCTGCGGGGACAATGGGAGAAGGTAAAAGACATCGAGGAATGA
- a CDS encoding putative general stress response protein Whi2 (COG:S;~EggNog:ENOG410PNDS;~InterPro:IPR011333) — MAAAGGASSIITQVQQTGGPPINTLGDVGGDEHITLDLRGTRFTLSRDELLTLPEFVLLSLFPNGLLPDGHMNGFHESDVYPVDYDPASLQYMLDFFRSVAQSIPSSPSASPDLDVAPDFMQGSTRDMLQDRAGIIVLREDLDFYAIPPRPDIDHAEMMDVKRCAAKALLQQDGIFSGLRKSDEPGSTEQHLIEMLTAGGFDREDHWGHRAPEPNKAVICSLALAKLRTDIRGDLASNNVGMAQKLLLFWRKPARRCWWEGVELDNVDGVEGKIKIWIRRVWTLEMSVIGLR; from the exons ATGTTGGCGGGGACGAACATATCACACTCGATCTCCG GGGAACCCGGTTTACGCTTTCGCGTGACGAACTACTGACTCTACCAGAGTTTGTCCTTCTATCACTATTCCCAAATGGTTTACTTCCGGATGGACATATGAATGGCTTCCATGAAAGCGATGTTTATCCTGTTGAT TATGACCCAGCGTCTCTCCAGTACATGTTGGACTTCTTCCGTTCCGTTGCGCAGTCTATACCGTCTTCACCGTCTGCCTCTCCAGATCTTGATGTGGCCCCCGATTTTATGCAAGGCTCCACGCGAGACATGCTTCAAGATCGTGCCGGCATAATCGTCTTACGCGAAGATTTAGACTTTTATGCAATCCCTCCACGGCCAGACATTGACCACGCTGAGATGATGGATGTTAAACGATGCGCTGCGAAGGCGCTTCTACAACAAGATGGGATATTTTCGGGGCTGAGAAAAAGCGACGAGCCGGGTTCTACGGAGCAACATCTCATTGAGATGCTCACTGCAGG TGGGTTTGACCGTGAAGACCATTGGGGTCACCGTGCCCCGGAGCCGAACAAAGCAGTAATTTGCAGCCTTGCGTTGGCTAAGCTCCGAACCGATATCAGAGGTGATCTAGCCAGCAATAATGTCGGAATGGCCCAAAAGCTTCTTTTGTTTTGGCGGAAACCAGCGCGACGATGTTGGTGGGAGGGCGTTGAGTTGGACAATGTCGACGGAGTTGAAGGCAAAATCAAAATTTGGATCCGCAGGGTCTGGACCCTCGAGATG AGCGTAATTGGACTCCGATAG